The Coriobacteriia bacterium nucleotide sequence TAGAGCCGCCGGCGTCCGCTCCTGTCGCTTGTGGGAATCATCCGGCAGCCCCGCAGACGGAGGAGGGAGCGCAGATGCGGCTGTCGAGATGGTTGCTGGCTACGATCCTGGTTCTCGGCGTCGTCGGCGCGGCCGGTTGTCCGGCCGAGGAGCCCGAGGAAGACGTGACCCGGGAGGAACCGACGCGGGAGGAGACCCCGCCCGTCGAGGCCCCCGAGGCGGTCGAGCCGACCGTCACCGTTCAGCCGCCGGTCTCGGTGACCGACGGCCGGGTCACGATCGACAGCGTGGAGGCGACCTCGCAAGGCTGGGTCGTGATCCACGCCGACGAGAACGACGCGCCGGCCGCCGACCTCGGGTACACGGCGGTGCAACCGGGGACCAATGAGGACGTCGTGGTCGAACTCGAGCGGGCGCCCGAGCCGGGAGAGAGGATGTGGGCGATGCTGCACCTCGAGACGGGTGTCATCGGCCAGTACGAGTTCCCGGACGGCGACCCGCCCGTGACGGTCGACGGCGAGGTCGTGATGACGCAGGTCGAGGTGGGACGGTAGCGACGGCAGGGGTCGCCGCGCCCCTACGCTTCGAACTCTCCGCGCAGCAGCTCCAGCATGACGTTGTCGCCCCACGAGCCGTCGGGCTGCTTCTCGTACTGGCGCAGGGTGCCGACGCGCTTGAATCCCACGTCCTCGAAGAAGCGGACGGCGCGCTCGTTCTGCGCCCCGGGCGCAGCCACCACCCGGTGGTGCCCGAGGTCCTCGAACAGGTGCTTCACGAGCGCCTTCACGGCCGCCGTGCCCACGCCGCGGTCCTGCATCCGCTCGGTCACGAACAGGTCCACCTGGGCGTGACGGTAGTCCGGGTCGGTGTTCTCCACGAACTCGATCGCCCCGGCAGGCTCGCCGTCCGCCTCGATGAGGTATACGCCCACCTCGTCGCCGAGGAACTCCGCGCGCACGCGCTCGTCGTCGTACATGCCCCACCACCGCGAGATCCCGGGCTCGCGCAGCATGTCCTTGAGCGTGTCGAGGTCCTCGGGGTTGATCTCGCGAAGCGCCACGCTCAGCCCTTCGGCCGTCCGCACCGGCCCTACGGTCGTCCCTGTCACCTGAGCCATCTCGCGACCACTCCTCCCGCTCGTCGTCCGATGAGGGTAGTTACCCGCTCGCATCGCGCCGCGCCTCGAGCTCCTCGAACTCGTCGGCCACGAGGTCCATCAGCAGCGCGTCGGCCCACCCGTCGGGTCTGCGCTCGTACTGCCGCAGGATGCCGACGGGCTTGAACCCCACCTTCTCGTACGCGCGTATCGCCCGCGCGTTGTCCGCGGCGGGGTCGATGAGCACGTGGTGGTGGCCTCTCTCGCGGATCAGGTAGCGCAGCAGCGTCCGCAGCGCGTCGGTGCCGAGCCCGCGGCCCACGTGCTCGCCGGCCACCGTGACGTCGACCTGCGCGAACCGGTAGTCGGGGTCGTCCTCCTCGGTGAACATGATGACGCCGGCGAGCCGCTCCTCGACCTCGATCGCGAGAACGGCCGCCTCCCGGGAGTCCAGCAACTCCGCCCGCACCCTGGCCTCGTCCCAGTTCAGCCACCAGCGCGCCACTTCGGGATGAGCGAACAGCGCCGCCAGCGGACCGGCGTCGGTCTCGAGCAACGGACGCAGGGTGACGTGCTCGCCTCGCAGCACGGGCGGCTCCGCCGGCCGCTCCCGTCCGGGTCGGCACGCCTCGCCCGGACGTCCCCCGAAGGCCGTCACGGCGCCGCTCCCTCCATGCAGAAGTAGTGGCCCGCCGGTCCGTAGTGCGCCCAGACGGGGCAGTCGCCGCAGATGCAGCCGCGGCTCTGCGGGAAGCACGAGCTGCGGCCCCGGGCGCAGAAGAGCGTCTCGCCGGCGTCCTTCATGCAATCGTCGTGCGTCGGGCACGCGGGGCAGATGCAGGCATCAGCGTTGCCGGGCTCGTCGGGTACCGGCATCGGTCGCCACTCCTCCCGTCCGGGTACCGGTTGTGATTCCCCGGATCGGCTCCGCTGTGGCGCTCCGGCGCGGCTCTGATACGCTTCTCCGATAGGGAAGGGGGCCCTCCGGCGGCGCAGGGAGCGTGATGTGAGACACGTGGTGGTGATACTGGACGGAGCGGCCGGCTGGCCGATCGAGGCCCTCGGCGACCGCACGACGCTGCAGGCCGCGGCGACACCTCATCTCGACGCGCTCGCCCGGGAGGGCGTCGTCGGTCTCGCCCGTACGATCCCGATCGGGGAGGAGCCCTCCTCCGCCGCGGCGTGCGCCTCGATCCTCGGCTACGACCCGGTGAGAGACCGCGTCGGACGCGGAGCGATCGAGGCCGCGAGCATGGGCATCGAGCTCGCGCCCGGCGAGGTGGCGCTGCGGCTGAACCTGGTGACGGTCGTCAACGGTGTGATGCGCAGCTACTCGGCCGGGCACATCACAACCGAGGAGTCCCACACCATCCTCGGCGAGCTCGCCGAGGAGTTCGCCGCCGACGAGCGCTTCGAGTTCCATCCCGGAGTGGCGTACCGGCACGTCATGGTCGTCAAAGGGCACCCGGAGCTGATGGAGACCGCCTTCACTCCGCCCCACGACATACCCGACAAGCCGGTGGCGGGCCACCTGCCGAAGGGCCCGGGCGCGGCGGTGCTGCTCGCGCTGATGGAGCGCGCCCGGCCTGTGCTCTCCGGCTCCGAGGTCAACGCGCGCCGCCGCAGCGCCGGCCGCTTGCCCGCCACCGACGTCTGGCCCTTCTGGCCCGGCGTCGCGCCAGCGGGGCTCGTCCCCTTCGGTGAGCTGCGGGGGGCGAGCGCCGCCCTGACCTCCGGGGTGGACCTGCTGCGCGGCCTCGCGACCTTGACGGGCATCGAGCGGCTCGACATCCCCGGCGTGACCGACGGTCCCGACAACGACTACACGGCGCAGGTCCAGGGCGCGCTCGCCGCCCTGGACGAGCACGACGTTGTGGTCGTACACGTGGAATCCCCCGACGAGGCCGGCCACGGGGGTGACGTGAGTGCCAAGATCGCCGCCATCGAGGCGATCGACCGCGAGGTCGTCGCCCGTCTGCGCGAGCGGCGAGGGAAGCTGCGCATCCTGGCGTTGCCGGACCACCCGACGCCCATCGCGCTGCGGACGCACGTGGACGAGCCCGTCCCGTTCGTCCTGCACGGTCCCGGCCTCACCGGGCCGAGCGCGGCGGCATACTCAGAACCGGATGCGGGGGGGACAGGCTTGGTGGTGGACCCCGGCAGCGAGCTGATGGGTATGCTGCTGCTGCCCTGACGCATCAGTTGAGGTAGAGCTCCGCGAGCTCGTGGGCCATCTCATGGTACCGGTCGTGGCCCGTGGGACCCATCACCTGGAACTCGTGCTGGCTGAACGCCTCCTCGAGGTGGCGCTTGGCATCCGGCGAGAGGCGCTGCTCGGCCATCGGGTAGACGACCTGCTCCTCCTCCTCCATGTGCTGAGCGACGAGCAGCGCGTAGTTGCGCGCGTACTCGCCGATGACGCGTCGGTGGTCCTCGTCTCCCTGGCCCCAGTCCGCCGCGGCCTGGCGCATGCCGGCGAGGAAGTTGCCGGCCATGGTGTGCTCGGCGACCATGACCGCGAGCGGTCCGCTGTCCGAGGGCAGACCCGTCTGGGCGATGGCCGGATAGAGGTAGCGCTCCTCCTTGGCCAGGTGACCGCGGAGGACGAACTCCTCGAGGTAGGTGACGACCTTGACGAGGTCGACCGGGTTCACAGGGCTGGCGCCGCCGAGCCGGTTCGACATCTCGGCCATGATGGCGAGCACGGTCTGGATGTCCTCGTGGTCCTGTCTCAGCTGGTCCAGGTAGCTCATCGCGTCTCCTCCCGGCGCGAGCTCGGGCGGCGGGCGGCTCGCGGGCGCGGCGCGGGGACGGCGCCGGTACGGATGGTTACCCCAACCGGCGGCTCTCCTCACGGAGGGATCCCGCCGGCAGCCGGCCGGAGGGGTGGCTGGTACGATACCGGCGGGAGGTGTACCCGGGTGCTGCTGCTGTGGTCGGCCCTGCTGATCGCGAGCCTGGCCGTGCTGGTGCGATCCGCCGGTGCCTTCATCTCCGGCGCCGAGGAGATAGGCGTCCGCCTCGGCATGCCGGCCTTCGCGGTCGGCGTGACCATCGTGTCGGTCGGCACCACGCTGCCCGAGATGGTCGCGTCGGTGGTGGCCGTGACGTCCGGCTCGCCGGAGATCCCGCTGGGCAACGTCGTGGGCTCCATCGTGACGAACGTCTTCCTCGTCCTGGGCGTCGCCGCCGTCGTCGGTGGCCGGCTGCACACCACCTACGAGATCGTGCGCGTGGACCTTCCTCTGCTGGTCGGCTCGGCGTTCGTGCTGGCCATCGTCGCCTACGACGGCTCAGTCACCCGTCCCGAGGCGCTGGTGTGCCTGGTCGGCTCGGTCATCTACGTGATGTACGGCATCGCGATGGCCCGTCGCCGCGAGGGGCTCTACGAGCGCCTCGAGGAGGAGATCGAAGCCGAGGTCGGGACCGGCCCCCTGCGGGCCCGCGCGTTCATCCTGCTCGGGCTCTCGGCGCTCGGCCTGTACTTGGGCGCCTCCTACACCGTCCGCTCCGTGGTCGAGCTGGCCGGGATCCTCGGGATCGGCAGCGAGATCATCGCGCTCAGCGTCGTGGCCCTGGGCACGTCGCTGCCGGAACTCACCGTCGCCGTGCTCGCCTCGCGAAGAGGCAACCTCGAGCTCGCCATAGGCAACGTGCTGGGGGCCTGCATCCTGAACGCGTTCGCCGTGGTCGGCGTCGCCGGTCTCGTCGGTCCGCTCGCCTCCGCCGAGGCGATCCGCCTCTTCGGCCTGCCGATGATGCTCGTGGCGGCGCTGCTCTACTTCTTCATGGCCGAGGACCGCGAGATCACCCGTTGGGAGGGCTGGCTGCTCGTGCTGATGTACGCCTTGTACGTGGTGAAGCTGTTCGGGTGGGCGTGACGCTCGGACCGGCGGGCGCGGTGCTCGAGCGCTTATCGCTTCGTGCGCGCGCGCTCGAGCAGCCGCTCGACCGCCGATGCGAACTCGGCGGGGCGCTCCTCGTGCGGAACGTGGCCCGTCCCCGCGAGCTCGGCGGCGTCGGCGCCGCGGATCGCCGCCGCGACCCTCGCCGACTCCTGTGGTGCGACGATCGCGTCCTCACTTCCGTACACGACGCTCACCGGCACCCGAAGCTCCTGCAGGGCCGGAGCCGCGCCGTCGGGTCCGGCGGCCGAGAGCTCCCACAGCGCGCGGTCCCAGTCCTGAGCGCGCAGCGGCAAGCGGTAGGCGGAGACGAGCTCCGCGGTGAGGGTTCGCCGGGCGTCGTGATGAGAGCGTTCCAGGACCCGTTGCGCGGCCGGGGGGAAGGTCCGCCGAATCGCAAGCGGCCCGTAGAAGCGCCCCCAGCGCGTGCGCATGAGCGGCCGGAGCAGGCGCGCCGCGAGCGTGCCGCCGCCGTCGAAGGCCGGGGCCTCGAGCACCAGCCCCTCTATGCGCTGCGGGTTGTCGAGTGCGGCTCGCACGGCGACGCCGGCGGCCGCCGAGTGGGCGACGAGCACCGCCTTGCCGACCCCGAGGTAGTCCATCAGCGCGACGGTCTGTTCGGCCGCCGACCCCGGGGCGTAGGGGTCCCCGGCGGGCAACGGGGGCATGGGGCGGGCGGTGAGCCCGAAGCCCGGTCGGTCGAAGGCGACCACACGGCGCTCGCGCGCCAGGCCGTCGATCACGGGCCGCCACGACGCCGCGTTCGCGCCGGAGCCGTGGAGCAGCACGAGTGCGGGCTCCTCGCCCTCGCCCGCCTGCATGTAGCGGAAGCGGATGCCGTCGACCACGGCGAAGCGGCTCTCCGCGCCCGCGAGCTCCATCGGAGGGACGGTGTCCGGGGCGGGGGGCAGCTCGACGACGAAGGGGACCAGGGCAGCGGCGAGGAGCGCCGCGCCCACCGGTGCCGCGACGACCTTCGACCACCTGTGCGCCATGGCTACAGCTTACCGGCGAGCAGACGGCCGAGCGAGCTCGCCCGGTCCTGCTCCAGCTCGCACATCTCCGGGTGCAGCCATAGGTCGGTCACGGCCAGCGAGCCCACCGTGCGCGTGCCCGTGCGCCCCAGCGCTCGCCGCAGCTCTCGCACCGGCCCCGTCGAGTAGCCGAAGAACGTCGCCAGCGGCTCGGGGGCGGAGCATGCCGTGATGATGACGGCGCGGCGGCTCCCCGTCGCCGGCACGCGGCCGTCGCCCCGCGCGCTCCCCTCCGTGAAGTAGCTGGACAGCCGGTCGATCAGCGCCTGCGTGGCCTCGTTAGGCCGCCGGAAGTACGAAGGCGTGCCCAGTATGACCCCGTCGGACGCGGCGACGAGGTCGGCCAGCGCGGGGAGGTCGTCGGCGATCTTGCAGCGTCCCGTCGCACGGCACATGGAGCAGCCCGTGCAGAACCGGATGTCGAGCTCGCAGAGGCGCACCCGGTCCACGTGGGCGCCCGCGTCCTCGGCGGCACGGGCCGCGGCCTCCACCGACAGGGTGACCACCCCACGCCTCGGGCTCGCGTCGATCGCGACGATCCTCACCGGGACCTCCCTTCGCCGGCCGTCCCCGGCCCGCTGCTCGCAGCCGCCGTCCCGCTTCGCGCCGGGATCCCTGCCGCGACGCGGTCGGCGGCATCGTCGAGCCAGTCGATCGCGGCGCGCGTCGGTGCCAGCGCGCCCTCCAGGGCGATGCGCGCGACGGCGTCCGTCCGCGTCCCCCGCGCCGTCACGGCGGCGGTCCGCTCCGCCAGCGCCGAACGCAGGGTATGCAGCCGTTCCTGGTAGCCGCGACGCTCCTCGGCGAGCAGCGCGAGGAACCGCGCGTCGTCAAGGCGGTCGGCGAAGAGCAGCTTCAGCAGGAACGGGTCGCGCACGACCCCCGGCTCGTCGGCCGAGGACAGCCACGCCTCCAGGGCCTCGCGGCCGGCGGGGGTGAGGGAGAAGAGCTTCCGGTCGGGCTTGCCGCGCTGCCGGACGCGCCTGACGGTGACCTTCCGGTCGCGGACGAGGCGGTCGAGCGTCCGGTAGACCTGCGCCTGGTCCGCGGTCCAGATCTGCGCGGCCTCGCGGTCGAAGCACTTGGTCTTCAGGTCGTAGCCCGACATCGGCTCTCTGTCCAGGAAACCGAGTATGGCGTGCTCGAGCGGCATCCACAGGCCTCAGAAGGCGGATATGACAAGACGAGTATATGTCAGCACATACATAATGCAAGGCTGAAGCTACTCTTGAGGATGCGCGGGATAAGCGCTGGAAGCCGTGCGGCGAGAACTCTTGAGTCAGGCTTGAGGACGCCTACATCGGCTGATGGGCGGGTCAGGGAGAGGCGCGGTCAGGCTGGCGGCCAGGATCACAGGATCGGCAGGTAGCGCTCCGTCTCGTAAGGCGTGATGCGGCTGCGGTAGTCCTGCCACTCGAGGCGCTTGTTGCGGACCAGCCACTCGAAGACCTGGTCGCCGAGCGCCTCCCTGACGACCTCGCTGCGCTCCATCTCGTCGATCGCCTCGTGCAGGTCCTCGGGCAGGGATCCGATGCCGGCGGCCGCGCGCTCGGCGTCGGTCATCTCGTAGATGTTGTCGGTGACCTCGGGCGGGAGGTCGTAGCCTTGGCGGATCCCGTCGAGGCCGGCCGCGAGCATCACGGCGAACGCGAGGTAGGGGTTGCACGCCGGGTCGGGCGAGCGGAGCTCGACCCGGGTCGCCTTCTCCTTGCCCGGCTTGTACATGGGTACGCGTACGAGCGCCGAGCGGTTGCGGTGCGCCCAGCAGACGTAGACCGGCGCCTCGAACCCGGAGACGAGCCGCTTGTAGGAGTTGACCCACTGGTTCGTGACGGCCGCGATCGCCGGCGCATGTCTGAGCAGCCCCGCCATGTAGGCTCGGCCGACGTCTGAGAGGTGGTAGTCGGATTCCGCGTCGTAGAAGGCGTTGTCGTCGCCCCGGAACAGTGACTGGTGCACGTGCATCCCGCTGCCGGCCTCGCCGTACATCGGCTTGGGCATGAAGGTGGCGTACAAGTCGTTGAGCTGCGCCACCTCCTTCACGACGAGCCGGTAGGTCATCACCTTGTCGGCCATCCGCAGCGCCTCGTCGTAGCGCAGGTCGATCTCGTGCTGGCTGGGTCCCACCTCGTGGTGGCTGTACTCCACCCCGATGCCGAAGTCCTTCAGCACGCGCACGGTCTCCTTGCGCAGGTCCACCGCCAGGTCGCGCGTGGTCATGTCGAAGTAGGTGCCGCGGTCCAACACCTCGGTGCCGGCGTCGTTGCGCAGGTAGTAGTACTCGAGCTCCGGTCCGACGTAGAACGCGTATCCCATCTCCTCGGCGCGTGCCAGGTTGCGCTTCAGCACGTAGCGCGGGTCGGCGTCGTAGGGCGTGCCGTCGGGCCGCAGTACGTCGCAGAACATCGTGGCGACGAGCCTGCCGCCGGTCCGCCAGGGCAGGATCTGCAGCGTGGCGGGGTCGGGCAGTGCGATCATGTCGCTCTCCTGGATGCGCGCGAAACCCTGGATCGAGGAGCCGTCGAAGCCCATCCCCTCGCCTACCGCGTTCTCCAGCTCGTCGGCGGTGATCACGAACGTCTTCAGGAACCCGAGGACGTCCGTGAACCACAGGTGGATGAACTCGACGTCCTTGTCGCGGATGTCGCCGATCGCTTTCGCGCGCAGCTTCTCCGGCATTCGCCGCACTCCCTCCGTCGCCGACGCTTCTCCCTCGTATGTCTATCACGTTCCCGGGTGTTACAGTAGCGCGCAGACCTGGCGCCCGCACCGGGTCGCCAGGATCGTCCGACGAGAGACAGGAAGGGATAGGGAAGCCGGCATGGGCAACATCTCGCGCCAGAACGCCAACGAGGCTCTCGAGACTTCGAACCGCTCCAGGGACTGGACCCCGCAGTCGGGGATCTGCACGCGGTGCCTCGACGGCTGTCGCGGAAACTGCGACGTCTTCAAGTCGTCCTTCCGGGGCAGGGAGGTCCTGTACCCCGGCCCCTTCGGCGAGATGACGGCCGGAGCCGACAAGGACTATCCCGTCGACTACTCGCACCTGAACATCCTCGGCTATGCGCTTGGCGCGAAGGGCCTGCCCGATGGCGCGGAGGGCACTCCCGACAACACGCTGTTCCCGTTCGTGGACACCGAGACCGGGTTCGGTACCGAGCACAAGGTCAAGATGAAGCTGCCGGTCTTCACGGGCGCGCTCGGTTCGACGGAGATCGCGCGCAAGAACTGGGAGCATTTCGCCATCGGCGCGGCCATCTCGGGGATCTCGCTCGTCTGCGGCGAGAACGTCTGCGGCATCGACCCGGAGCTGGAGCGCGGCTCCGACGGCAAGGTCACGCGCTCGCCGGACATGGAGCGCCGCGTCGAGCTCTACCGCCGCTTCCATGAGGGCTACGGCGACATCCTGGTGCAGATGAACGTCGAGGACACGCGTCTCGGTGTGGCCGAGTACGTGATCGACAAGCTCGGCGTCGAGACCGTCGAGCTCAAGTGGGGCCAGGGCGCCAAGTGCATCGGCGGCGAGATCAAGGTCGACACGCTGGACCGCGCGCTGGAGCTGCAGAGGCGCGGCTACCTCGTCACGCCCGACCCGAGCGACCCCGCGATGAAGGCCGCGTACGAGGATGGCGCCGTGCGGCAGTTCGAGCGCCACAGCCGCCTGGGCTTCATCGACCGCGAGGGCTTCGCGAACGAGGTCGCGCGCCTGCGCGCCCTCGGCGCCAAGCGCGTCACGCTCAAGACGGGTGCGTACTCCATGCGCGAGCTCGCGATGGCGATCAAGTGGTCCTCGGACAACAGGATCGACCTGCTCACCATCGACGGCGCGCCCGGCGGCACGGGCATGAGCCCCTGGCGCATGATGCAGGAGTGGGGCGTGCCGACCTTCTACCTGCAGGCCATGACGAACGACCTCGTCGAACAACTACGCTACCACGGAGGGCGGGTGCCCGACATCGCCATCGCGGGCGGGTTCTCCACCGAGGACCACATCTTCAAGGTGCTCGCCATGGGGGCCCCGCACACCAAGGCGGTCTGCATGGGCCGCGCGCTGATGATCCCCGGCTTCGTCGGCAAGAACATCGACCTGTGGATGAAGGCCCAGGACCTGCCGAAGACCGTCTCGAAGTTCGGCGACGTGCCCGAGGAGATCTTCGTCACCTGGGAGACGCTGAAGGCCAAGTACGGCGGCGACCTGAAGGACATCCCGCTCGGCGCTGTCGGGCTGTACACGTTCGCCGACAAGCTGCGCGTAGGCTTGCAGCAGCTCATGTCCGGCTCGCGCAACTTCTCGATCCCGGCCATCAGCCGCGCGGACCTCATCGCGCTCACGAAGGAGGCCTCGGAGGTCTCCGGCATCCCGTACGTGATGGAGAAGGACCGCGACGAGGCGGCGCGAATAATCGAGCGCGGCGAGTAGGCGCTCGCGCGGCGGGTCCCAGGGACCCGCCGCGTCTCCTCACACACCGCGGGTCCCGGCGCGCCGCCGTCACGCGCCGGGCCGGCGTCGACCCCCGAACTGGGCGGCGTGGAGGCGCGCGAACAGCCCCTCGGCGGCCAGAAGCTCGTCGTATGCGCCGTCCTGCACGATACGCCCCTCGTCGATCACCACGACCCGGTCGACGTCGCGCACGGTCGAGAGCCGGTGCGCGATGACGAAGGCGGTGCGCCCCTCCAGGATGCGGCGGATGCCGGCCTGGATGAGCGCCTCGGTGCGGCTGTCGACGGAGGCGGTCGCCTCGTCCAGGATGAGTACGGCCGGGTCGGCGAGCACCGCGCGCGCCAGCGCGACGAGCTGGCGCTGGCCGGTCGAGAGTGTGATCCCGCGCTCTCCCACGAGGGCGCCGAACCCCTCGGGCAGGCGCTCGATGAACGGCAGCGCCTGCGCGGTCCTCGCCGCCGCCCGCACCTCTTCGGCACTCGCGCCCGGACGGCCGTAGCGGACGTTCTCGTCGATCGTGCCGGAGAACAGGAACGGCTCCTGCAGCACGACGCCGAGGTTGGCGTGCAGCGAGGCGAGCGTCACGTCGCGGAGGTCCGTCCCGTCGAGCGTGACGACGCCGGTCGTGGGGTCGTAGAAGCGGGCGACGAGGTTCACCAGCGTGGTCTTGCCCGCGCCGGTCGGCCCCACGAGCGCGACGGACGTTCCCGGCTCCACCTCCAGGTCGACGTCGCGCAGCACGAGCGGCCCGTCCCCGTAGCGGAACGACACGCCGCGCAGCGCCACGCGCCCCCTCGCCCGCCCGACGTCGCGCGCCCCGGGGGCGTCGGCGACCTCGATATGCTGGTCCAGCAGGGCGAAGACCCGCTCACCGCCGGCCAGGGCGGACTGCGTCGCGGCGTAGAGGCCGGCGAGCTGGGTCACCGCGTTGAAGAACGAGCGCGCGTAGCCGAAGAAGGCCACCACGACGCCTATCGTGACGGCGTCGCGAGCCGCCAGCGTCCCGCCGTAGGCGACCACGAGCGCCGTCGCCATCGCGGAGATCACGGCCAGCGTCGGGGAGAACGCCGAGGAGACCGCCGAGGCGGCGACGTTGGCATCGCGGTTGGCTGCGTTGCGCTGCGTGAACTCGCCGCGGTTGCGCTCCGTGCGGTTGAACGCCTGCGCGACGCGGATGCCGGCCAGCTCCTCGGCCAGCGTCGCCGACACGTCGCCGATCGCCTCCTGGCGCTTGGCGAAGGCGCGTCGCGCGACGAAGCCGAACAGCCGGGTGGCGGCGAGCATGACCGGCACCACGAGAAGGGTCGCTGCCGCGAGGCGACGGTCCACGATCAGCATGCCGGCCAGGGTGGCCGCCAGACCCAGGGCCGCGCCCAGCACCCGCCGGAACCCCTGCGAGAGGAACGAGTTCACCTGCTCGATGTCGTTGACGAGCCGGCTCATCAGGTCGCCGGACTCCACCGTGTCGAAGAAGCCCACGGAGAGCCGCTGGATCCTGTCGAAGACCTCCTCGCGCAGCCGGTAGAGCCCCCGCTGTCCCACGGTGCCGAGGATCAGGATCTGTGCCCGCTGCGCCCACCATGCCGCCAGTGTCGCCCCGATGAGCAGCAGTGCGGGCAGTGTGAGCACGCCGGCGTCCGCGTTCGACTGCGCGCCGCGCACGGCGGCGTCGATGAGGCGGCCGGTCAGTGCCGGGGTCGCCGCGTTGGCGGCCGAGGACGCGATCAGCCAGGCGAACGCGAGTGCCAGCTGCGCCCTGTACGGCAGCAGGTACGCCAGCAGCCGCCCTACCGCCCGGGCACTGGAGCGCGGACGCTCCTCCTTGGCGAGCGAGCGAAGTCCGCCGCGGGGCATCAGCGTCCGCCGCCTGAGGGGCGCGGGTCCTCGGCCCCGGCGTCCTCGGGCGCCTCGCACCGCGGC carries:
- a CDS encoding FMN-binding glutamate synthase family protein, yielding MGNISRQNANEALETSNRSRDWTPQSGICTRCLDGCRGNCDVFKSSFRGREVLYPGPFGEMTAGADKDYPVDYSHLNILGYALGAKGLPDGAEGTPDNTLFPFVDTETGFGTEHKVKMKLPVFTGALGSTEIARKNWEHFAIGAAISGISLVCGENVCGIDPELERGSDGKVTRSPDMERRVELYRRFHEGYGDILVQMNVEDTRLGVAEYVIDKLGVETVELKWGQGAKCIGGEIKVDTLDRALELQRRGYLVTPDPSDPAMKAAYEDGAVRQFERHSRLGFIDREGFANEVARLRALGAKRVTLKTGAYSMRELAMAIKWSSDNRIDLLTIDGAPGGTGMSPWRMMQEWGVPTFYLQAMTNDLVEQLRYHGGRVPDIAIAGGFSTEDHIFKVLAMGAPHTKAVCMGRALMIPGFVGKNIDLWMKAQDLPKTVSKFGDVPEEIFVTWETLKAKYGGDLKDIPLGAVGLYTFADKLRVGLQQLMSGSRNFSIPAISRADLIALTKEASEVSGIPYVMEKDRDEAARIIERGE
- a CDS encoding ABC transporter ATP-binding protein, giving the protein MPRGGLRSLAKEERPRSSARAVGRLLAYLLPYRAQLALAFAWLIASSAANAATPALTGRLIDAAVRGAQSNADAGVLTLPALLLIGATLAAWWAQRAQILILGTVGQRGLYRLREEVFDRIQRLSVGFFDTVESGDLMSRLVNDIEQVNSFLSQGFRRVLGAALGLAATLAGMLIVDRRLAAATLLVVPVMLAATRLFGFVARRAFAKRQEAIGDVSATLAEELAGIRVAQAFNRTERNRGEFTQRNAANRDANVAASAVSSAFSPTLAVISAMATALVVAYGGTLAARDAVTIGVVVAFFGYARSFFNAVTQLAGLYAATQSALAGGERVFALLDQHIEVADAPGARDVGRARGRVALRGVSFRYGDGPLVLRDVDLEVEPGTSVALVGPTGAGKTTLVNLVARFYDPTTGVVTLDGTDLRDVTLASLHANLGVVLQEPFLFSGTIDENVRYGRPGASAEEVRAAARTAQALPFIERLPEGFGALVGERGITLSTGQRQLVALARAVLADPAVLILDEATASVDSRTEALIQAGIRRILEGRTAFVIAHRLSTVRDVDRVVVIDEGRIVQDGAYDELLAAEGLFARLHAAQFGGRRRPGA